Part of the Grus americana isolate bGruAme1 unplaced genomic scaffold, bGruAme1.mat scaffold_942, whole genome shotgun sequence genome, TCCCTCCAGTTACCCCAtggagaaacacacacacacagacaaacacacacacacacacacagagtcatgtatttggtagcgggagggctacagggggtggatctgcaagaagctgctagaagcttcccctgtgtccaaTAGAGCtgatgccagccggctccaagacggacccaatgctggccaaggccaatcCTATCAGCAACTGtggcagtgcctctgtgataacatatttaagaaggaagaaaaagagagcgaCTGAGACTatttgagaggaacaactctgcagacaccaaggtcagtgcagaaggagggggaggaggtgctccaggcgccagagcagattcctttgcagcccatggaggttgatggtggagcagatatccacctgcagcccacggacAACCCCACACTGgggcaggtggagacacctgaaggaggctgtgaccctgtgggaagccagcgctggagcaggctcctggcaggacctgtggacccatgaagagaggagccagCGCTGGAGCGGTTATTctgtcaggacttgtgactccgctgggggacccatgctggagcagtctgttcctgaaggattgTACctcgtggaagggacccacgctggagcaggtcatgaagaaatgtagcctgtgggaaggactcaagctggagaagttcacggaggactgtctcctaggagagggaccccacgctggagcgggGGAAGCATGAGGAGTCCTCcgtgaggagaaaggaggggcagagacaatgtgtgatgaactgaccagaACCCCCATTCTCCGTCCCCCTGttccgctgagggggaggaggtagagaaatcgggagtgaagttgagcccggcaagaagggaggtgtgggggaaaggtgttttgagatttggttttatttcttattactctgTTTCActtggtaataaattggattatttttttctaagttgcgtctgttttgcccgtgatggtaaATGGTGaacgatctctccctgtccttatctcaacccacaagccttttgttatcttttctctcccctgtgcagttgaggagggggagtgatagagaggCTTTGGTGGGAACTCGGCATccagctggggtcaacccaccacaacggCTCTCTCCATCGCCAAATCACAGaaccattgaggctggaaggcagccagcttccaccttctctgggcttcctcttcatgcttgaTTTTTGTCAGGGGCTCCTTTCTCACCcagtccagcctcctgcaatgttgcttgacttcctgcatGTCTGGGTGTATTGTTATGAAGCTTGAAGAGGAGATCCTTGTCTAGCAaacagctcttccctcttctctgcaggaccctaaaccatgggattcttccaagcaggttCGTCCGCATGCCAAAGCTGTCTCTCCTCAAGTCCTGCTCTTTGCCttgttcccttctctcaggaaCCTCAACTCTACTTTCTCACGCCCGATATTCCATccctgaccagctcttccttgttttgaCGTATGACGTCCTGAAGGACCGCCCCCCTCACTGGCTCCTCAGTCACCGTTCTCAGGAAGGTGTTGTCAGTGAACTCCAGAAACCTCCAGGATGGCTTTCACCTTGCTGTGTTGCCCCTTCAGTCAATACTGGGATAGTGCAGGTCTGCCATGAGGATCAGGGCCTGCAAACATGGGGCTTCTTCCAGGTGTCTGAAGAAGGCCTCATCTACTTCCTCTGCCTCATCAGGAGGTCCACAGCAGACATTCACCAACTACAGTGTTGCATTAGGGGCATTGCTGCGTCAcggggctgcattaggaggaacATGGGCCCCTCAAACAACCTGCCTTATCATCCCCCTCAACTCACATTGGTGTGGCCTACACACATGGGTGTGTCCCAGGGTGTGGCTCCCCGTTTTGGAGAAGTAGGGAGGAAGTGGAGAGTGTCAAGTGGAGGTCTGCCAAGGTGAGGCTTGGGACCTAGTGCACATGACCTGTGTAGGGTGGTCAAGGGACTGGGCGTTCTTTGGCCCAGCAGTGTGGAGGCTCCAGGCAGTACAGGAGTGGCCTGAGAGTGCTTGAAGAGTTGCTTCAGAGATGATAGAGCTTCCCTTTGTAGTGAGATAGAGCATGAGAAAGAAGTAATGCCACaaagtgcagctgaggaggcctaGACTGGACATGAAGAAATGTCACTCAAAGGGTAGGGCCGTGGTGTATGAAGTCACCCAGAGGGAAACTGGATCAGCCCaaggctttgtgtttcaaggaacagccagggagggtggagagatatcagtaaagGAAGGGAGATGCTGAGGTGAGAGCAAGGTGTGGTAGCAGGGTGGATGTCTacagcctgcagagaaagaggcaccaggcacctccgtgcctggcaagatcatggagcagatcctcctgaatggatgccccatccctggaagggtttaagaccaggttggatgaggctttgggcaacgtggtctagtggagggtgtccctgcccgcagcagggcgGGTtgtaactagatgatctttgagctccctcccaacccaaaccattctatgatgattcgaggaggaggaggaggtacaGGTGTGGGACACCATAGGACAATGGCCTGCAGTGAAGAGGacagagggatgaagaaagtctgaaaagcCCCCAACAGAGATGAGCTCTTTCTCCCCTTGGCAatggctgttgtctctgccactggtGCCTATGAGGGAGCACCTTATCCTTACAGCACTAGAGTCTCAtggcctccccttccccacccaggAGACTGGGAGGTGTTGGACCCTGGTCCTGCCCTTGACATTGCCCATCCTCACATCagactgccccaggaagagccctgagcaatgtgtgagggacaggatctcccttcccaggggctggggggtccaGCTTGTCCCTTTGACTTGATACAAGACATCCAGGATTACTCAGAATCTGTTCCACCTTTACATTGCCTTTGTCTACCTGtcatctctgcctccagctttctgctctaaccagcccctggggaggcttcGTCAGTAATGGTCCTCGGTGGGACCTGTTAACACTCCAAGAAACTTTGGAGTTTGCATCTGActtggacttctggagaggttctTCAATTTCCTCTCAGTGTCTGAGGTTCAGGGACCAAACCCACCCTCAGAGGGGTCATTAaaatgccttgggctggtcctctgctgctgatctgagctgggctcctgggatggagggagctcatggcaagcgggcagcgctgcagagagacagctctgcccaggagcagctcctctgcaaagtgcagcagggctgagggcactgcctgcaggcagcgaggggaagagaaaggccAACGGCAGATGGgcctgggaggatgctgagagctcaaaagaggagaaatcttcacGGCCCTTGAcacagtaagtctctgggtgcaggacAACGCAGCTGCAGTTCATGGAGGGATCTCCTAAAGCTGGCATAACCCACAGCCTATGGGATCTCTCTCTTCTatagaggaggaggacgagCTCCAGAGCggggttttcctgctgcaccatcagagggacagggcatgaCAGGGACAGGGACGGCTGCAGGGTGTGAAGGTGGGTGTAcagcccaggggtgcccaggactgttcttcagagcagggtctctgtgccccaggggtctCATGTGCCATGACAGGGACTCTGCcacctgccagggtcagcactcagcctgacCAGGGAGCTGCCCACGGCGTTACACACCATGGAGAAGGAGTGGGTGGAAGAAGTGACCCCCAGCAGGGTAGGAGCCTTCTGATATTGATTGAGAGGGTGCTGTGTAGGCAGGGCTGGTTAGTGCTCCAGATCACCACGAGGAAAATGGCAGAGgcagcatttcaagaggaaggtCAAGGCAGGGACTACCTTCTCAGCTGTCTCctaagggaaaggggagaggagctgtcaaGTTTGAAGAAGTCACCGAGACTCCTGAACCCTTACACTGAGGGATcaacacagctgccagaagCCTCCTAAGTGCCTTCACCCACTCCTCTACCAGCAGACAGCACCACCATCACCTTTGCTTGCAGCATCAGTGCTTCTCTGACCTACTCCTGCGGAGCTGCTAACAGGGAggtgccctgggcagagccctgctgccaggaggtgtcttcagggcagagctgagcacagagcaggtgggatggggtctgtgagcactgacagggaggagacttggagacagagaaacgGCTCCCGGCAGGGACAttccagggagcagagagccaaGCCACCCCCCGGGGCAtcactctctgctcagctgcttagagaaacagagaagagttgtgagaaatggactttgaaactgaattctTCCGAGCTCAAAAAcatccagtttcttcttcaagtATATTGTGTGTGAGATCACCTCTGATGAAGAAAGGTGCAATAACTACAGGGCACCAGCATGATGACCATCAGGTCACTCGTGGGCagaccagctctcctgactctgcattaGGGATCAGGGAGCCCTTTTGTCCCTGAGGGCTCACCAGTGTCCAGGCTGAGAGCAAGGTCAAAGATGAGGATTTCTGCCCCTTCAGAGAAAGTGccctcactcagcagcacaaacaTGAGCTAACACAAAGGAATTGAACAAAGTTCCCtcccaaaaatgaaaagtaattttgaggggattttttgagaaacagcataGAACTGGCTCAAAGTCGTCTGCCCTAACTTGTCAATGTCGTCTTTCAACAGTTCCCCAAGCCCAGAGtgaacaaatgtccaacagcagctccatcacccagttcctcctcctggcattcgcagacacacgggagctgcagctcttgcacttcgggctcttcctgggcatctacctggctgccctcctgggaaacggcctcatcatcactgccatagcctgtgaccaccacctccaccacccccatgtacttcttcctcctcaacctctccctcctcgacctgggctccatctccaccactctccccaaagccatggccaattccctctgggacgCCAGGGTCATCTCCCactcaggatgtgctgcacaggtctttctgtttgtttttttcgTTTCAGCAGAGTAttgtcttctcactgtcatggcctatgaccgctacgttgccatctgcaaacccctgcactacgggaccctcctgggcagcagagcttgtgcccccatggcagcagctgcctggggcagtgggtttctcactgctctgctgcacacggccaatacattttccctacccctctgccacggcaatgctgtggaccagttcttctgtgaaatcccccagatcctcaagctctcctgctcagatgcctacctcagggaaattgggcttcttgtggttagtgcctgtttagcctttgggtgttttgttttcattgtggtgtcctatgtgcagatcttcagggccgtgctgaggatcccctctgagcagggacggcacaaagccttttccacgtgcctccctcacctggccgtggtttCCCTGTTTGTCACAACTGGCACGTTTGCCTACCtgaaacccccctccatctccttcccATCGTTGGACCTGGTGGTGTCACTTCTGTACTCGGTTGTACCTCCAGctgtgaaccccctcatctacagcatgaggaacaaggaaCTAAAGGATGCCTTGAGGAATCTGTTTGAATACATGCTCCTTCAGCATCCATAAGGTGCCCATCGTCTTCATAGGACTTCCAGGCTATCTCAAGGAAAGCCATGActatattttcttcatatctGTAGTTTtttgctgtggatttttttcctttgtttgtacTCCTGAtaatattgtttccttttcaagaCTTCCATTCCTGGCCTcctacttcttttcttctgaccCAAAGACATCATGTACATGTGGTGTCAGGCTCCCTGTGTAGGCAAACTCAATAAAGAAATCAGCAGAACAATGATTTGTCTCAGCTCCCATCTCTTTtatctcctctggagctgggggtgcAGCGCCAATATGCAGGAGGGCTTTTGGAGCCAGGAGCTCAGCTGCTTCATGGAAGAGCAGCCCCAGTGGCCCTtggggctgctcctccctgcctcagtgCACAGACCCTTTCTGCCAGGTGCCAGTCagggctgctgcttccctggagcCACAGCCATGGACAACAGCAGGATGTGATCTTTTCAGTGCGGATCTCTCCTCACTGCCACGTTGTCCTGCTGTGCCCTTGTATTTGTGTTAGCCCTAGAGTCTTGTGTAAGGAGAGACAGTCCTGTTGTCTCCTCAGGGGCAtccctgtggctgcaggcaggagcaggtaATGTGCACCACTGTGTCAGAGCTGGCGTCCCTACTATCCCCACCGTGACCAGAGGGGCTCCTCAGGGCAGGGTCGGAAGAGCAGGTTCCAAAGCTGGTTCCAGGAATACACCCAAGGAGCTGTTCCCTGAAAAGGCCTCTTCATGTTCTGGGTTTCTTGACAGATACACAAGGACAAACTCAGAGTCCCAGGATGATCTGTTAGGGACCAAGGGCTGGACCCAGAGTTCCCTTCTTGGTGGcacattgtgctggttttgcctggggtagagttaattttctccatagtagctaggatggggctgtggtttggatttgtgctgaagacagtgttgataatacagggatggttttgttattgctgagcagggcttacatggagtcaaggccttttctgcttctcacaccagcccaccagcgagtaggttGGGGTGCATAAGATGTTGGGAGGGAAGACAGCCGGGACAACTGACCCCGactgaccaaaggaatattccatattGTATGACACCATGCTCAACATGTaaactgggggaagaagaaggaggaaggggacatttggagtgatagtgtttgtctttccaagtaacCATTCTGCGTGATggggctctgctttcctggagatggctgaccacctgcctgctgatgggaagcggtgaatgaattcttgttttgcttttctggattgtgcagcttttgctttacctactaaactgtctttatctcaacccacgagttttctcttttactcttcatattgtctcccccatcccaccgggggaggtggggagggagcaagCATCTGTATGGGGCTCAGTTGCCGGACAGGGTTAAACCATGGCACACATGCCTAAGCAGACAACAACTGGTCTTTGACTTATCTGCCGGGCACTGTCCCACCTGCAgcggggctgatggcagatgcCATCCTGGAGAGGAATCGGGAGCTGCCAGAAGTCAGGGGATCTCCAGGGACAGTGCGTGAGCCTGGGTGGGCAACTCATAAAATGAGTGACCATCCAAGGTAATGTGTCCCACTGGAAAAGGTGAGCCTGAGGAGACCATGGGATGACAAGGGCCCTGCAAtgccaggagaggctgtgaggagctTGCAGCCAAAGGGACATGGGACTGGAGAGTGGTTCAGGACACTCTCTTGGAAAGCCCATGGGATGGATCTagtgcagccctcccctgccctttgtGCCATTGGAGACACCCACTGGTCCTGCCATcactttggtcagttggggtcagctgtcccggctgtgtcccctcccaaattcCTCTGCACCCCTAGCCTACCCTCTGGTGGtttggtgtgagaagcagaaaagtccttgaattaattgcagaagaagaaatcttgATCTTCCCCTGTACTTGGACTGCCAGTACTTTGTCCGTGATCCTGTGTATTTACTCTCCTGAATCTTGCCACCTCTGCTGACAAAATGACTAGGTCTAAAGGCATTTCTCAGCAGGCTATCTGGACCTATGCCCTTCCTGTTGCTCTCCAGTCTCCCCCTCTCCTTACTCCTTGCTCAGTCAGATCCCTCTCAACTACCCAGGTGCTGCTTTGAGCTTCAGGGAGTTAGAGGCCTGCCCTTGTCTTTCAGCAGTCTAGTTATCTCTTCAGCCCACTCCTTCATTCTCTTTATATCTCTCATTTCGCATCTATctctctaaaatatttctcGGGAGGTTACCCCTTTTGGATGATGACCCTCACTGGAGGAGGTTCACCAGGTTGAAGAAACCCACATCCCTCAGCCTCGCCACACAGGGCACATGCTTTAGCCCTGAACCGCAGAaaaggttaggaaagccaaaggcctgatagaaattagtctggccagggacgtcaaggacaacaagaaaagcttctataggtatgtcagtgataagaggaggacgagggaaaatgtgggtcccctccagaatgaaatgggtgaactggttacccaggatatggagaaggctgaggtactcaacaacttctttgcctcagtcttcaccagcaagggctcaagCCATGCTggccaggtcacagaaggcagggactgggagaatgaagaaccacccactgtaggagaagatcaggttcgagaatatctaaggaacctgaaggtgcacaagtccatgggacctgatgactTGCATCTTGAGGGAACCGGCAggtgaagtggccaggccactctccctcatgtttgagaagtcctggcagtctggcgaagttcccgccaactggaagaggggcaacataacccccatttttaagaagggtaaagaGGAAGACCcagagaactacaggctggtcagtctcatctctatgcctggcaagatcatggagcagaccctcctggagacgatgctcaggcacatggaaaacaaggaggtgattggtgacagccaacatggccttactaggggcaaattgtgcctgacaaacttggtgaccttctatgatggggttacagcgtccgtggataagggaagggcaactgacgtcatctgcctggacttgggcaaggcatttgacactgtcccacacgacatccttgtctctacattggagagacacggattcgatggatggaccactcggtggataaggaattggctggatggttgcactcaaagagttgtggtcaacggctcaatgtccaagtggagaacggtgatgagtggtgttcctcaggggtcggtactgggaccggcactgttcaacatctttgtcggtgacatggacggtgggatcgagtgcaccctcaacaagtttgccgatgacaccaagctgtgtggtgtggtcgacacgctggagggaagggatgccatccagagggaccttgacaggctggagagatgggcccgtgtgaaccgcatgaagttcaacaaggctaaggtcctgcacgtgggttggtgcaatcccaagcatgactataggctgggcgaggaatggattgagagcagccctgaggagaaggacttggggttgttgattgatgagaagctcaacatgagccggcagtgtgcgcttgcagcccagaaagccaaccgtgtcctgggctgcatcaccagcagcgtgaccagcaggtcaagggaggtgatcctgcccttctactccgctcttgtgagaccccacctggagtactgcgtccagctctgggggccccagtacaggagagacattgagctgttggagtgagtccagaggaggccatgaagctgatcagagggctggagcacctctcctatgaggacaggctgagagagttggggattgttcagcctggagaaaaggcggctccggggagatctaattgtggcttaccaggttctgaagggagcctacaggaaggatggtgagggactgtttatcagggagtgtagtgacaggacaaggggtaatgggtttaagctgaaggagggtcgatttagattagatattagaaagaaattctttcctgttagagtggtgaggcactggaacaggttgcccagagaggttgtggataccccatccctggaagtgtttaaggccaggttggatgatgctttgggcaatgtggtctagtggagggtgtccctgcctgcagcaggggggttggaactagatgatctttgaggttccttccaacccaaaccatgctatgattctatgattatactCAGTGGAGATCTAGTAAAGCtggctgatgaaaaggcagagaggaactTGGCTCTCCCTATGCTACATGACTCCATCTCATCAGAGGAATCCCTGCGTAGGCTGCCCAGGACATAACAAATAGAAACACGTTCTATCATCCTAAACGTGGGCATCTGATGTCATTTCCTTTGGCCAAAGAGATTCCCCTCCAGCCTCCATGATGATGATGACCCGAGATGCTGCCCTGTCTCTCAGCATGGCCCCACTAGatcttccagccagctccacgTGTCTTGCACCACCTCTGGCACTTCAAGTGTCACCAGGTCTTTGCCTCTGAACACGTCAGTCCTGGCCTCCGTCCCCATTAATTAGCACGGGAGCTGAGACAAGGAGCTCACAAGCAGGTGCCTATTGTGTGCACTCCTGAACTGAGGCCAGAGGAATCCCACCTCCGGTGGGTTTGTGCTGTGCGTGGGGGGCACCTGGGTCCACTTCTAGCCCCAGGACTAGAAACGTGGAATGGGGACTGAATCCCTTCCCTCGGCAGTGGTGAACGAGATCattccctgtccctgcctggaTGTCCCATCCAAAGATGGGACAATGAACAGGTGATGCTTGGACATCACTCTTTTTCAGATGGCAGAAATGACACTGCTGGAATGAAGTCtctctcccctgctgcaggagagaaCATCAGAGATTgcttcagcctgtttcacagcaggttcccctggagccccagggacattctctgagggagcccagagggggcagagaaagtgctgccttgggctggtcctctgctgctgagctgggctgggctcctgggatggagggagctcatggcaagcgggcagcgctgcagagagacagctctgcccaggagcagggctgagggcactgcctgcagccccaagaGGAGACctgcgaggcagagagagcttcaAGGCAGTTGGGAgcgggaggatgctgagagctcactGAGGGAGAAATCTTCACAGCCCTCTACGTGGtaagtctctggctgcagggcaacGCAGCTTCAGTTCCTGGAGGGATCTCCTACAACTGGTACATCTGACAGTTTATGGGCTCTGTCAGGAGGACTCTGTCAGTTTCTCTAATGtagaggaggaggctgtgctccagagcagggcttccctgctgctccatCGGAGAGACAGGGGGTAATTGCTGCCTTCTCCTAGGGATGGCTGCAGGGGTGTGAAGCCAGATGTGCAGCCACGGGTGCCCAGGGCTTGGTAGCCTGGTtgggcagcaggagcctggaattatttctctgttctAGAGAGGGCACTGAGACCCCACTTCTTGTTAGcatttcctgagctgctctttAACAACTGCACACACAGGGATGCTCCTGGGCAGTGCCTGGCTAccaggaggtgtctgcagggcagagctgagcacacagccgGTGGCATGGGGactgtgagcactgacaggggAGAAGCATggaggcagagaagcagctcccagcagggactactccaggcagcagagaaatgggcagggagggagagggagctgctcccagaaaCACCGTGGGAGGGAGGATTCTggcacctccctgccatccGCTGCAGTGCAGAAGCCTTCACCAGAGAAAAcccttgctcttctctcccaCCCAGCATAGCCTCTGCCCTTACAGCCATGGGGACTCCGTCATCTTCTCAATGACCTCAgccctgaagaagagaaattatCACATACCCGACCGTCTGTCCCTGTCCTGCCTCCAtcggcagcagcactgtggcatTTGTCCATTTTCCCCCTCCATTCTCTGCTCCTCTTGTTCCTGTCACTGGACTGGGATGGGGGGTGGCATTCAGATGCACCTCAGAGACCAGCCCTGGGGGTCTTGGCACACGGATTTGTCCATGGGAGTACAGTGTCCCAATCCCCTCCTAATCCCCCGG contains:
- the LOC129201310 gene encoding olfactory receptor 14C36-like codes for the protein MYFFLLNLSLLDLGSISTTLPKAMANSLWDARVISHSGCAAQVFLFVFFVSAEYCLLTVMAYDRYVAICKPLHYGTLLGSRACAPMAAAAWGSGFLTALLHTANTFSLPLCHGNAVDQFFCEIPQILKLSCSDAYLREIGLLVVSACLAFGCFVFIVVSYVQIFRAVLRIPSEQGRHKAFSTCLPHLAVVSLFVTTGTFAYLKPPSISFPSLDLVVSLLYSVVPPAVNPLIYSMRNKELKDALRNLFEYMLLQHP